In one Candidatus Nanopelagicus limnes genomic region, the following are encoded:
- a CDS encoding DUF4282 domain-containing protein → MNLISNKLHRLYLVITLLLVIPDTFYWYTLNDYSNYQDAFTAITSSTGLTWLIVSYLALFFAIFAQNLEMRAFLTVAAFVTRIFFLVWLTDIWRSNEVGFAQVIKNVFVKTGEAPYVEAFATVALIPMVLTLIVQKTQVANLLTGLVNFLKAPANKTHQVVFYTASATIYLLALIGMVRSLLDNYDLAASDLPSGVTQSLIWLVVLGVIQIALKLLILGLGLLASLWAWISWQADIKTVLGHMKDFKLSEYLTRKVASYLYTFYFLFIIGLAAVGIPIYASTTYGINQDYAAFPMVALAGVIVTFLVILAIRLVFELAVAVVHIAENTKSGLRK, encoded by the coding sequence ATGAATCTAATTTCAAATAAATTACATCGCCTATATTTAGTAATTACTCTCCTTCTAGTAATTCCAGATACCTTTTATTGGTACACACTTAATGATTACTCCAACTACCAAGATGCCTTTACTGCCATTACTAGCTCAACTGGTCTAACCTGGTTAATAGTTAGCTACTTAGCGCTATTTTTTGCAATTTTTGCCCAAAACCTTGAGATGCGAGCTTTTTTAACTGTGGCTGCCTTTGTCACACGTATTTTTTTCCTGGTCTGGCTAACTGATATCTGGCGTTCTAATGAAGTGGGATTTGCCCAGGTGATTAAGAATGTTTTTGTTAAAACTGGGGAGGCTCCATATGTTGAAGCTTTTGCAACTGTTGCACTGATTCCAATGGTTTTAACCTTAATTGTTCAAAAAACTCAGGTTGCAAACCTTCTTACAGGTTTAGTTAATTTCCTAAAAGCTCCTGCTAATAAAACACATCAGGTAGTTTTCTACACAGCTTCAGCAACAATTTATCTGTTAGCGCTAATTGGAATGGTTAGATCACTATTAGATAATTACGATCTAGCAGCCTCAGATCTGCCATCAGGTGTTACTCAGAGTTTAATTTGGTTAGTAGTTTTGGGTGTCATTCAAATTGCTTTGAAATTACTGATATTAGGACTTGGACTTCTTGCCTCACTTTGGGCTTGGATTAGTTGGCAAGCGGATATTAAGACTGTACTTGGGCATATGAAGGATTTTAAGTTATCTGAGTATCTAACTAGAAAAGTCGCTTCCTACCTATACACCTTCTACTTTTTATTTATTATTGGCTTAGCAGCTGTGGGTATTCCAATTTATGCTTCAACAACATATGGCATAAATCAAGATTATGCAGCATTTCCAATGGTGGCATTAGCCGGAGTAATTGTTACTTTCTTAGTAATTCTTGCAATCCGATTGGTATTTGAATTAGCGGTGGCAGTAGTTCATATCGCTGAAAACACAAAAAGTGGATTAAGAAAGTAA
- a CDS encoding metallophosphoesterase produces MPMAYKVRTSTLPLLPKGTKPIRVLHFSDLHLHPRNKREIADIKTFIHLKPDLVISTGDFLAHKDGVDIALNALDELLDLPGLFVFGSNDYYAPSFKNPFSYLRKDNGERKLGEKLPWQRLQKQLTKRGWQDLNHNKVKLKVNGVVIEARGTDDAHLELDDYRKVEGRVSKTADIAIGVTHAPYERVLAGMAQDKLDLIFTGHTHGGQIRLPWPGGSKSLTTNCDLENWRSRGVTKVNDEPWLNVSAGMGMSPFAPIRFACPPEVSLITLIA; encoded by the coding sequence ATGCCTATGGCATACAAAGTGCGCACCTCTACCCTGCCCCTGCTCCCTAAGGGTACTAAACCAATTAGAGTCCTGCATTTTTCAGATCTTCATCTGCACCCTAGAAATAAACGCGAGATTGCAGATATCAAAACATTTATTCATTTAAAGCCTGATTTAGTTATTAGCACAGGTGATTTTTTAGCCCACAAAGATGGGGTTGATATTGCACTTAACGCGCTGGACGAGCTTCTTGATCTACCAGGTTTATTTGTCTTTGGCTCTAATGATTACTACGCACCTAGTTTTAAAAATCCCTTTTCTTACTTAAGAAAAGATAATGGTGAGCGCAAGTTAGGTGAAAAGTTGCCATGGCAGAGATTGCAAAAACAGCTAACAAAACGAGGATGGCAAGATTTAAATCACAATAAAGTTAAGTTAAAGGTCAATGGTGTTGTAATTGAAGCACGTGGTACAGATGATGCTCACTTAGAGTTAGATGATTATCGAAAGGTTGAAGGAAGAGTGAGTAAAACTGCAGATATTGCAATTGGTGTAACCCATGCACCATATGAAAGAGTTCTTGCTGGGATGGCGCAGGATAAATTAGATTTAATTTTTACAGGCCACACCCATGGTGGTCAGATTAGATTGCCTTGGCCGGGGGGGAGTAAATCACTTACTACAAATTGTGATTTAGAAAATTGGCGATCTCGTGGAGTTACCAAGGTAAATGATGAACCTTGGCTTAATGTTTCAGCTGGTATGGGTATGAGCCCTTTTGCGCCAATTAGATTTGCTTGCCCGCCTGAAGTCTCACTAATTACATTAATTGCTTAA
- a CDS encoding GatB/YqeY domain-containing protein yields the protein MGLKEKLQSDLTDAIRSKDGVKSGTIRMLLAAITNEEVAGKSAKVLTEAEVITVLSREAKKRREAVEAYTNAKRDDLANKEKEEAAVIALYLPEQLSEADIKKLVADAIAETNAAGPAGMGLVMKVLQPKIAGKADGGVVSSLVKAALSQ from the coding sequence ATGGGACTAAAAGAAAAACTACAGTCAGATTTAACCGATGCGATTCGCTCAAAGGATGGCGTAAAAAGCGGCACCATCAGAATGCTCCTTGCTGCTATTACCAATGAAGAGGTGGCGGGCAAGAGCGCAAAGGTATTGACCGAGGCTGAAGTAATTACAGTTTTATCCAGGGAGGCTAAAAAGCGTCGGGAAGCTGTTGAGGCTTACACAAATGCAAAGCGTGATGATTTAGCAAATAAAGAAAAAGAAGAAGCAGCTGTTATTGCTCTCTACCTACCTGAGCAATTAAGTGAGGCAGATATCAAGAAATTGGTAGCAGATGCAATTGCTGAAACAAATGCAGCAGGGCCTGCTGGCATGGGATTAGTAATGAAAGTTTTACAACCTAAGATTGCTGGCAAAGCTGATGGCGGAGTGGTTTCATCATTGGTCAAAGCAGCACTTTCCCAATAA
- a CDS encoding DUF4177 domain-containing protein, which yields MKYEYVTVPLLTHATKQILDTWGSEGWELVQVVPAPGGGDQLVAYMKRVIA from the coding sequence ATGAAGTATGAATATGTCACTGTGCCATTGCTAACCCATGCGACAAAGCAGATCCTAGATACCTGGGGCTCTGAAGGTTGGGAGTTAGTTCAAGTTGTTCCTGCCCCTGGCGGAGGCGATCAACTAGTCGCGTATATGAAGCGAGTGATTGCGTGA
- a CDS encoding RidA family protein: MSVKEKLSALGLTLPTAAAPVAAYVPAVKSGNLVFTAGQLPVIDGKLVKEGKVGSDVTAEDAKDLAQICALNALAAISLVADLDQIERVVRVGGFVNCAPSFIAIPGVVNGASELLIKVFGDVNGKHARTAVGVGELPLNAPVEIEIVVQLKNQL; the protein is encoded by the coding sequence GTGAGTGTTAAAGAAAAGCTTTCCGCACTTGGCCTAACACTTCCAACTGCTGCAGCACCGGTTGCTGCATATGTTCCAGCAGTTAAAAGTGGCAACTTGGTGTTTACTGCAGGACAGCTTCCAGTAATTGATGGCAAATTAGTTAAAGAGGGCAAGGTTGGTAGTGACGTAACAGCAGAGGACGCCAAAGATCTAGCTCAAATTTGTGCATTAAACGCACTGGCCGCAATTTCATTAGTTGCAGATCTTGATCAAATTGAAAGAGTTGTCAGGGTAGGCGGTTTTGTTAATTGCGCGCCAAGCTTTATAGCAATACCAGGAGTAGTAAATGGTGCTAGTGAATTATTGATTAAGGTATTTGGAGATGTAAATGGCAAACACGCAAGAACTGCAGTTGGAGTTGGTGAATTGCCACTAAACGCACCAGTTGAAATTGAGATTGTAGTTCAGCTTAAAAATCAATTATAG
- a CDS encoding Crp/Fnr family transcriptional regulator produces MPAKNEDEVVRKAPLFSALDDASAASLRASMNGIKISKGQILFKEGDPGDKLFVVVEGKLKLGTSSGDGRENLLSILGPGDMFGELSLFDPGPRTATATAVVDSKLLALANDQVIGWVTAHPHVSLQLLKRLSQRLRRANDVLSDLVFADVPGRVAKAIIELGERFGTKKDDGLHVNHELTQEELAQLVGASRETVNKALADFASRGWVKLEPRAVIILDYERLVKRGR; encoded by the coding sequence ATGCCCGCCAAAAATGAAGATGAGGTAGTTAGAAAAGCCCCGCTTTTTAGTGCTTTAGATGATGCCTCCGCCGCCAGTTTGCGAGCCTCCATGAATGGCATAAAGATTTCAAAGGGTCAGATTTTATTCAAAGAGGGTGACCCAGGAGATAAGTTATTTGTTGTAGTTGAGGGCAAGCTAAAGCTTGGCACATCCTCTGGTGATGGCAGAGAAAACCTTTTATCAATTTTAGGTCCAGGGGATATGTTTGGTGAGTTATCACTATTTGATCCAGGACCAAGAACAGCAACTGCAACAGCAGTCGTTGATTCTAAGTTACTAGCCCTTGCAAATGATCAAGTGATTGGTTGGGTAACCGCCCATCCACATGTTTCACTTCAACTTTTAAAAAGACTGTCACAACGTTTAAGAAGAGCCAATGATGTTTTATCTGATTTAGTCTTTGCTGATGTGCCTGGCCGAGTTGCTAAGGCGATTATTGAATTAGGTGAGAGATTTGGAACTAAAAAAGATGATGGCCTGCACGTTAACCATGAGCTAACCCAAGAGGAGCTTGCCCAATTAGTTGGGGCATCTCGAGAAACTGTTAACAAGGCGTTAGCTGATTTTGCATCCCGTGGTTGGGTAAAGCTTGAACCACGCGCAGTAATTATTTTAGATTATGAAAGATTAGTAAAACGGGGCAGATGA
- the nth gene encoding endonuclease III — protein MRESLAQKKVRARAIYRILCKSYPNVRCELSYKTPFQLLVATVLSAQCTDKRVNQTTPALFKKYPNPIKMAQADINDIQRLVKSTGFYRAKAKNIKSLSSKIVTDFDSKVPNKLESLITFPGVGRKTANVVLGHAFGIPGLTVDTHFGRLSRRFKWSKSMDPVKVEFEVADLITRKEWTNLSQRLIWHGRRVCHSRKPACGACPIAKHCPSFGIGEMDPIKAKRMVKVEADFK, from the coding sequence ATGCGAGAGAGTTTGGCTCAAAAGAAAGTTCGAGCAAGGGCTATCTATCGGATTCTATGTAAAAGCTATCCAAATGTTAGGTGTGAATTAAGTTATAAAACTCCCTTTCAATTACTAGTTGCAACTGTTCTATCGGCGCAATGCACCGATAAGCGAGTGAATCAAACAACACCTGCCTTATTTAAGAAATATCCAAATCCAATAAAAATGGCCCAAGCTGATATTAATGATATTCAAAGATTGGTTAAATCAACTGGGTTTTATCGGGCGAAGGCTAAGAATATAAAATCACTTAGTAGCAAGATAGTTACAGATTTTGATAGCAAGGTGCCAAACAAATTAGAAAGTTTGATCACTTTTCCAGGTGTTGGCAGGAAGACAGCAAATGTAGTTTTAGGTCATGCATTTGGTATTCCAGGCTTAACCGTTGACACTCACTTTGGCAGATTAAGTAGAAGATTTAAGTGGAGTAAATCTATGGACCCGGTAAAGGTTGAGTTTGAAGTTGCTGATTTAATCACAAGAAAAGAGTGGACTAATTTGTCGCAGCGCTTAATCTGGCATGGCAGAAGAGTGTGTCACTCCAGAAAGCCAGCGTGTGGTGCATGCCCAATTGCTAAGCACTGTCCATCCTTTGGAATAGGTGAGATGGATCCAATTAAGGCAAAGCGAATGGTGAAAGTTGAGGCAGATTTTAAATGA